One segment of Mugil cephalus isolate CIBA_MC_2020 chromosome 14, CIBA_Mcephalus_1.1, whole genome shotgun sequence DNA contains the following:
- the LOC125020404 gene encoding procathepsin L-like — MHMLCAVLLLAFLVVGRSSPSSEKLWEEWKTTHSKVYSNQTEFAFRRAIWEKNVRLVLRHNEEASAGKHSFTLGLNHLADMTTEEINEKLNGFKLEDPDGFTNATFKDASGLSAPQSVDWRKDGLVSPVRNQGLCGSCWAFSSLGALEGQMKKKTGVLVSLSPQNLVDCSSNVGNLGCRGGFISRSYTYIINNGGVDSESFYPYEHKNGKCRYSVKGKAAYCSNFHILPRGDEKSLQAAVGSVGPVAVAVNAMLRSFHLYKGGLYNVPDCNPKLINHAVLVVGYGTDAGQDYWLVKNSWGTAWGEGGFIRIARNKNNLCGIASFAVYPTV; from the exons ATGCACATGTTGTGTGCCGTGTTGCTTTTGGCATTTCTGGTTGTTGGCCGATCTTCGCCTTCCTCAGAAAAGCTGTGGGAAGAATGGAAAACCACACACAGCAAAGTTTACAGTAATCAG ACCGAGTTCGCCTTCAGGAGGGCAATATGGGAGAAGAACGTGCGTTTAGTGCTGAGGCACAACGAGGAGGCCTCAGCGGGAAAACACAGCTTCACGTTAGGACTGAACCACTTGGCTGACATG ACCACCGAGGAGATCAATGAGAAGCTGAACGGTTTCAAGCTGGAGGACCCTGATGGTTTCACGAACGCCACTTTTAAGGATGCGAGCGGCCTGTCAGCACCTCAGAGTGTCGACTGGAGGAAAGACGGCCTGGTCAGTCCAGTGAGAAACCAG GGGCTATGCGGGTCGTGCTGGGCTTTCAGCTCTTTGGGAGCTCTGGAGGgccagatgaagaagaaaacggGTGTCCTCGTTTCCCTGAGTCCTCAGAACCTGGTGGACTGCAGCAGCAACGTGGGGAACCTCGGCTGCAGGGGGGGATTCATCTCAAGATCCTACACGTACATCATTAACAACGGAGGCGTCGACTCGGAGAGCTTTTACCCTTACGAACACAAG AACGGGAAATGCCGCTATTCGGTGAAGGGAAAGGCCGCGTACTGCTCTAACTTTCACATCCTTCCACGGGGAGACGAGAAGAGCCTGCAGGCAGCAGTGGGGTCGGTGGGGCCGGTCGCTGTGGCTGTGAATGCTATGCTGCGGTCCTTCCACCTGTACAAAGGAG GTTTATACAACGTACCCGACTGCAACCCCAAGCTCATAAACCACGCTGTGCTGGTAGTGGGCTACGGCACAGACGCAGGGCAGGACTACTGGCTCGTGAAAAACAG TTGGGGAACTGCGTGGGGAGAAGGAGGCTTCATTCGGATTGCCAGGAACAAGAATAACCTATGCGGCATTGCCAGCTTTGCTGTTTACCCAACTGTGTGA
- the LOC125020405 gene encoding cathepsin S-like: MFWSLLFPALCGFAAAITSSEMDRHWELWKKIHNKVYSHQVEELGRRRIWEENLEMINIHNLETSMGLHTYELAMNHLGDLTSQEIMGTFSGTIVPSDLERGPSNFTDVNISLPASLDWREQGLVTEVKMQGSCGSCWAFSAVGALEGQLKKSTGVLTSLSPQNLVDCSTKYGNHGCNGGFMTNAFEYVIKNEGIESEAAYPYSAKNGRCRYKPEYRAANCSGYSFLPKGDEFALKMALVNIGPISVAIDASRPKFVFYRHGVYRDHTCTHNVNHGVLVVGYGRERGQDYWLVKNSWSENYGDDGYIKMARNRRNQCGIALYACFPIL, from the exons ATGTTTTGGAGCCTGCTTTTCCCCGCCTTGTGTGGATTTGCAGCGGCCATCACCAGTTCAGAAATGGATCGGCATTGGGAGCTGTGGAAGAAGATTCATAACAAAGTGTATTCTCATCAG GTTGAGGAGCTGGGTCGCAGACGGATTTGGGAAGAGAACTTGGAAATGATTAATATCCATAACCTGGAAACCTCCATGGGCCTTCACACCTACGAGCTGGCAATGAACCACTTGGGAGACCTG ACCAGTCAGGAGATCATGGGCACGTTCAGTGGCACCATCGTGCCATCTGACCTGGAGAGAGGACCTTCAAACTTCACTGACGTCAACATCTCTTTGCCGGCTTCACTAGACTGGAGGGAGCAAGGGCTGGTAACTGAGGTCAAAATGCAG GGTTCGTGCGGATCTTGTTGGGCCTTCAGTGCAGTCGGAGCTTTGGAGGGGCAACTTAAGAAGTCCACAGGTGTCTTGACGTCACTCAGTCCTCAGAATTTGGTGGACTGCTCAACAAAGTACGGCAACCACGGATGCAACGGTGGCTTCATGACAAACGCCTTCGAGTACGTCATTAAAAACGAAGGCATTGAGTCGGAAGCTGCTTACCCCTACAGCGCAAAG AACGGTCGGTGCAGATACAAACCAGAGTATCGGGCCGCAAACTGCTCAGGATATTCCTTCTTGCCAAAGGGGGATGAGTTTGCGCTGAAAATGGCCTTAGTCAACATCGGCCCCATCTCTGTTGCAATTGATGCTTCCAGGCCAAAGTTTGTCTTCTATCGTCACG GTGTGTACAGAGATCACACATGCACCCACAACGTGAACCACGGTGTGCTGGTTGTGGGCTACGGCAGAGAGCGAGGACAGGACTACTGGCTGGTCAAAAACAG TTGGAGTGAAAACTACGGAGATGACGGATACATCAAAATGGCGCGGAACAGACGCAACCAGTGCGGCATCGCTCTCTATGCTTGTTTTCCCATCCTGTGA
- the LOC125020454 gene encoding leucine-rich repeat and immunoglobulin-like domain-containing nogo receptor-interacting protein 1: protein MFQGTLVHQRLCWGALYLFVAGVALTSETLRLCPPSCRCNTVQLEVNCSGGQLTAVPDGLPQEAKLLNLTHNTIKNLVHRQFHTLTKLLNLDLSDNLLVLIEVEAFFGLQSLISLRLSRNHLKVIPVGAFAGLTSLQFLDISGNEILVFLDFTFNELAALQFIKAVDNDFVFISHQTFTGLNSLQEMHLGGCNLTSVPTEALAQLKVLRSLRFHRLGLTTLPNYAFRHQVHLKELVISHCPWLETLSGNSLFGLNLTALTIKHCNLSGVPYIPLHHLVYLIYLDLSFNPITYIHGNLLGDLLRLQDFHLVGGSLLRIETGAFTGLAHFKLLNVSRNLLTTLEAGAFHSVDALKTLGLDNNPLACDCRLLWVVRRRLNVDFGGLPPTCTTSVQLQGWNFLDFSEAELPGLLTCREPRILNRKPREVRVDQGHTVVFHCSAEGDPLPSVSWLNPQLRYLTATGRIRALSNGSLEVRYAQPQDSGTYLCVASNAAGNDSLPVSLHVRAFPSASKNRFRFKSWSTLPSASPGANGNQKLPFDFKTLLIAATIGFLSFFSSVCVCFIFMFFWSKSKGQIKHTATIAYVPRSAMMNNNRGTSNYMETSRFTMKLI, encoded by the coding sequence ATGTTTCAGGGGACTCTCGTCCACCAACGGCTGTGCTGGGGAGCTCTCTACCTGTTTGTAGCAGGGGTGGCGTTAACATCTGAAACACTCCGGCTGTGTCCGCCGTCCTGCCGCTGTAACACCGTGCAGCTGGAGGTGAACTGCTCTGGCGGTCAGCTTACCGCCGTGCCCGATGGTCTCCCCCAAGAAGCTAAACTACTAAACCTAACTCATAATACGATCAAGAATCTGGTGCACCGGCAGTTCCACACATTAACAAAGCTGCTGAACTTGGATTTAAGTGACAATCTTCTGGTATTAATTGAAGTGGAAGCCTTCTTTGGCTTGCAGAGTCTGATAAGTTTGCGCCTTTCCCGTAATCACCTTAAGGTTATTCCAGTGGGAGCCTTTGCTGGCTTGACAAGCCTGCAGTTTCTGGACATAAGTGGCAACGAGATTCTTGTTTTTCTAGACTTTACTTTCAACGAATTAGCAGCCCTACAGTTTATCAAAGCAGTGGacaatgattttgtttttatctctcaTCAAACCTTCACTGGGCTTAACAGTCTGCAGGAGATGCACCTTGGCGGCTGCAACCTCACCTCAGTGCCAACGGAGGCACTCGCACAGCTCAAAGTGCTGAGGAGCCTTCGTTTTCACCGACTGGGACTCACCACACTGCCAAACTACGCTTTCCGTCATCAAGTGCATCTAAAGGAGCTTGTCATTTCTCATTGCCCGTGGCTGGAGACCCTGTCAGGAAACAGCCTCTTTGGCCTGAATCTCACAGCACTAACCATTAAACACTGCAACCTGAGTGGAGTCCCCTACATCCCTTTACATCACCTGGTATATCTCATATACCTTGACCTTTCCTTTAACCCTATCACCTACATCCACGGGAACCTGCTTGGAGACCTGCTCCGGCTCCAAGACTTCCATCTTGTCGGGGGATCGTTGCTACGCATTGAAACTGGAGCGTTCACGGGTTTGGCACATTTCAAACTGCTCAACGTGTCCAGAAATCTCCTGACCACACTGGAAGCAGGAGCTTTTCATTCAGTGGACGCCCTGAAAACTCTGGGCCTTGATAACAATCCGCTGGCATGCGACTGCCGTTTGCTTTGGGTGGTGCGAAGGCGACTGAACGTGGACTTTGGTGGACTTCCACCTACTTGCACTACCTCAGTCCAGCTCCAGGGCTGGAATTTTCTAGACTTTTCTGAGGCCGAGCTCCCGGGTTTGCTCACCTGTCGGGAGCCTCGAATTCTGAACCGCAAACCTCGGGAAGTGAGAGTAGATCAGGGACACACGGTAGTGTTTCATTGCAGTGCAGAAGGTGACCCTCTGCCATCTGTCAGCTGGCTAAACCCTCAGCTGAGATATTTAACAGCCACTGGTAGAATACGGGCTCTCTCCAACGGCTCACTAGAGGTTCGTTATGCTCAGCCTCAAGATAGCGGTACTTATCTCTGTGTGGCATCGAATGCGGCAGGAAATGACAGCCTGCCTGTCAGCCTTCATGTCCGAGCCTTTCCATCAGCTTCTAAAAATCGCTTTCGCTTCAAAAGTTGGTCTACGTTACCATCTGCCTCTCCGGGTGCGAATGGAAATCAGAAACTCCCATTTGATTTCAAGACCCTACTAATTGCTGCAACCATagggtttctctcattttttaGCTCTGTGTGCgtatgtttcattttcatgttcttCTGGAGCAAGAGCAAAGGGCAAATAAAGCACACTGCAACGATAGCGTATGTGCCGCGAAGCGCCATGATGAATAATAATAGAGGGACAAGCAACTACATGGAGACAAGCAGGTTCACTATGAAACTAATatga
- the LOC125019987 gene encoding synaptic vesicle glycoprotein 2A-like, with protein sequence MEDGYQNRTTFIKGAKDIAKEVKRQASKKVGRSVDKVTDEYSKRSYSRFEEDDDDDYPMQGSQDGGYYRGDSQAANDDDGGHSDSTEGHDEDDEIYEGEYQGIPRADSGKGSLAGGPGSVRAGDQQFRDAAASEAARRKDQEELAQQYETILQECGHGKFQWSLYFVLGLALMADGVEIFVVGFVLPSAEKDMCLSEPSKSMLGLIVYFGMMVGAFLWGALADRIGRRQSLLICLSINSIFSFFSSFVQGYSTFLFCRLLSGVGIGGSIPIVFSYYSEFLSQEKRGEHLSWLCMFWMIGGIYASAMAWAIIPHYGWSFQMGSAYQFHSWRVFVLVCAFPSVAAIAALSAMPESPRFYLENGKHDEGWMILKQVHDTNMRAKGYPERVFSVTTIKTVKQMDELVDTGTDTPVWRRYRLKIMSLSQQMKNNILACFSPEYKRTTFMLMAVWFTMSFSYYGLTVWFPDMIKYIQKQEYDSRTKTFSKERVEHVTFNFTLENQVHRQGYYFNDKFLNLKMKSMVFEDSVFEECYFEDITSTHTFFRNCTFIASLFYNTDLFKYRFVNCKLLNSTFLHNKEGCMLDFSDDFNNAYMIYFVNFLGTLAVLPGNIVSALLMDKIGRLRMLAGSSVISCVSCFFLMFGNSESGMIALLCLFGGISIASWNALDVITVELYPSDKRTTAFGFLNALCKLAAVLGISIFQSFVGITKAVPILFAAGALAAGSFLATKLPETRGQVLQ encoded by the exons ATGGAGGACGGGTACCAAAACCGGACTACCTTCATAAAAGGAGCCAAAGACATTGCCAAAGAAGTCAAGCGGCAAGCCTCCAAGAAGGTGGGCCGCTCCGTGGATAAGGTGACCGATGAGTACAGCAAGCGCTCCTACAGCCGCTTTGAAGAGGATGACGATGATGACTACCCAATGCAGGGAAGCCAGGATGGAGGCTACTACCGTGGAGACAGCCAGGCGGCCAACGACGACGACGGCGGCCACAGCGACTCCACAGAGGGCCACGACGAGGATGATGAGATCTACGAGGGCGAGTACCAAGGAATCCCCAGGGCTGATTCGGGCAAAGGTAGTCTGGCCGGAGGTCCGGGATCGGTGAGAGCCGGAGACCAACAGTTCAGAGACGCCGCGGCGTCCGAGGCTGCAAGGAGGAAGgaccaggaggagctggctcAACAGTACGAGACCATTTTACAAGAATGTGGTCACGGGAAGTTCCAGTGGAGCCTCTACTTTGTGCTGGGACTGGCGCTCATGGCTGACGGCGTGGAGATCTTCGTGGTCGGTTTTGTCCTCCCCAGCGCTGAGAAGGATATGTGTCTGTCTGAACCCAGCAAAAGCATGCTAG GTCTGATTGTGTATTTCGGGATGATGGTCGGGGCTTTCCTCTGGGGGGCTCTGGCCGACCGGATAGGCCGCCGGCAGTCTCTCctcatctgtctgtccatcaacagtatcttctccttcttctcctccttcgtcCAGGGTTACAGCACCTTTCTCTTTTGCCGCCTCCTCTCCGGTGTTGG AATCGGTGGTTCAATTCCCATCGTGTTCTCCTACTACTCTGAATTCCTGTCCCAAGAGAAGCGCGGCGAGCACCTCAGCTGGCTCTGCATGTTCTGGATGATCGGAGGAATATACGCATCCGCTATGGCCTGGGCCATAATCCCACATTATG gATGGAGTTTCCAGATGGGATCGGCGTATCAGTTCCATAGCTGGCGCGTGTTCGTGTTAGTGTGCGCATTTCCCTCTGTGGCTGCCATTGCCGCCCTCAGCGCCATGCCAGAGAGCCCACGCTTCTACTTAGAG AATGGAAAACATGACGAAGGCTGGATGATTCTGAAGCAAGTTCACGACACAAACATGAGAGCGAAGGGATACCCAGAGAGGGTGTTTTCC GTCACCACAATCAAGACTGTGAAGCAGATGGATGAGTTGGTGGACACTGGCACCGACACTCCGGTCTGGCGACGCTACAGGCTGAAGATCATGAGCCTCTCCCAACAG ATGAAGAACAACATTCTTGCCTGCTTCAGCCCCGAATATAAACGGACAACCTTCATGCTCATGGCCGTCTGGTTCACCATGTCTTTCAG CTATTACGGCCTGACGGTGTGGTTCCCAGACATGATCAAGTACATCCAGAAGCAGGAATACGATTCGCGCACTAAGACCTTCTCGAAGGAGCGAGTGGAGCACGTCACTTTTAACTTCACCCTGGAAAACCAAGTGCACCGCCAAGGATACTACTTCAATGACAA GTTCCTCAACCTGAAGATGAAGTCCATGGTGTTTGAGGACTCTGTCTTCGAGGAGTGCTACTTCGAGGACatcacctccacacacaccttCTTTAGAAACTGCACCTTTATTGCCAGTTTGTTCTACAACACAG aTTTGTTCAAATACAGGTTTGTCAACTGTAAACTGCTCAACAGCACGTTCCTCCACAACAAGGAGGGCTGCATGCTCGACTTCAGCGACGACTTCAACAATGCCTACATGATATACTTTGTCAACTTTCTCGGCACGCTCGCAGTGTTGCCTGGCAACATTGTGTCAGCTCTATTAATGGACAAAATCGGGCGTCTAAGGATGCTGG CGGGATCCAGCGTCATATCTTGTGTCAGCTGTTTCTTCCTGATGTTCGGCAACAGCGAGTCGGGGATGATCGCCCTGTTGTGTCTGTTCGGTGGCATCAGCATCGCCTCGTGGAACGCCCTGGATGTGATAACAGTGGAACTCTACCCCTCGGATAAAAG aacCACAGCGTTCGGCTTCTTGAACGCCCTCTGTAAACTGGCAGCCGTGCTGGGCATCAGCATCTTCCAGTCATTTGTTGGCATCACCAAGGCCGTCCCCATCTTATTTGCTGCTGGTGCACTCGCCGCCGGCAGTTTTCTCGCAACAAAGTTGCCTGAAACGAGAGGCCAGGTGTTGCAGTAA
- the vps72a gene encoding vacuolar protein sorting 72 homolog a, whose amino-acid sequence MTLAVDREPRKTAGNRMSKLLDAEEEDEFYKTTYGGFNDESGDDEYHGEHSDTEDEVDSDFDIDEGDEPDSDHEEDAPRRKSRVVTKAYKEPIKVAKPKPKKPSEEQKKTEKTKVELKRRIPPEFQDFAETRKSVRQSTSEHTRKTNLRLQERQDAPRRRRGAHRDRPLTQDELLAEAKITAELNIRSLENYERLEADKKKQVHKKRRFEGPTIRYHSVLMPLVSHSVLKEENVDVEGLDQDIPQTAPQNPTTPSQQPAGGLCSRTYITFSDDEAFEVAFPPSAQSSPQLPVQEVCPVTHKAALYRDPVTDIPYANARAFRIIREAYRKYVAAHGFPNTSGGVAGLDSSASKGARQKMVVKQGAVAT is encoded by the exons ATGACTCTTGCAGTTGATCGCGAACCAAGAAAGACTGCGGGAAACCGCATGTCAAAACTACTTGAtgctgaagaagaagacgagtTCTACAAGACCACCTACGGAGGCTTCAACGAT GAATCGGGAGATGATGAATATCACGGAGAACATTCAGACACAGAGGATGAGGTGGACAGTGACTTCGACATCGATGAGGGTGATGAGCCGGACAGTGACCACGAGGAGGATGCACCTCGGAGGAAAAGTCGGGTTGTCACCAAAGCTTATAAG GAACCTATAAAGGTGGcaaaacccaaacccaaaaaaCCCtctgaagaacagaagaagactgaGAAAACCAAGGTGGAGCTCAAAAGGAGGATTCCACCAGAATTTCAAGACTTTGCCGAGA CTCGGAAGTCCGTGCGACAGTCCACCAGCGAGCACACCCGTAAGACCAACCTGCGCTTGCAGGAGCGTCAGGATGCCCCTCGGCGACGAAGAGGTGCTCACCGTGACCGGCCTCTTACCCAGGACGAACTACTCGCTGAGGCTAAAATTACAGCCGAGCTCAACATCCGATCTCTAG AAAACTATGAACGTCTGGAGGCTGACAAGAAGAAACAGGTCCATAAGAAGCGGCGCTTTGAGGGACCAACGATCCGTTACCATTCTGTCCTCATGCCTCTCGTCTCTCACTCGGTcctaaaagaagaaaacgttGATGTTGAAGG GCTGGACCAGGACATTCCTCAGACTGCACCCCAAAATCCCACCACACCCTCCCAGCAGCCAGCCGGAGGCCTTTGCTCCCGTACCTACATAACTTTCAGCGACGACGAAGCTTTCGAGGTGGCCTTTCCACCCAGCGCCCAGTCCAGTCCTCAGCTGCCCGTCCAGGAGGTTTGTCCCGTCACGCACAAGGCCGCGCTGTACCGAGACCCAGTCACAGATATACCTTACGCCAACGCGCGAGCGTTCCGCATCATCCGGGAAGCGTATCGGAAATACGTGGCCGCCCACGGATTTCCAAACACTTCGGGAGGGGTGGCGGGACTCGACTCCTCGGCATCGAAGGGCGCCCGCCAGAAAATGGTTGTGAAGCAGGGTGCAGTTGCCAcgtag